A single window of Sphaerodactylus townsendi isolate TG3544 linkage group LG03, MPM_Stown_v2.3, whole genome shotgun sequence DNA harbors:
- the SPARC gene encoding SPARC, with protein sequence MQAWVLFLLCLAGKALAAPQEDVSEDMYVAVDDLVTEEPVGVNPVQVEVGEFEEPTVDVEEVASEHPCQNHHCKHGKVCEVDEENNPMCVCQNPSNCPASTAVFEKVCGTDNKTYDTSCHFFATKCTLEGTKKGHKLHLDYIGPCKLIPDCHDTELGEFPLRMRDWLKNVLVTLYERDENNNLLTEKQKLRVKKIHENEKRLEAGDHTMELLARDFEKNYNMYIFPVHWQFGQLDQHPVDGYLSHTELAPLRAPLIPMEHCTTRFFEACDLDGDKYIALEEWASCFGIKEKDIDKDLVI encoded by the exons cAGGAGGATGTGTCAGAGGATATGTACGTAGCGGTAGATGATCTTGTAACAGAG gaACCTGTAGGCGTTAATCCAGTCCAGGTGGAGGTTGGTGAATTTGAAGAGCCTACTGTGGATGTGGAGGAGGTGGCTTCCGAAC ACCCCTGCCAGAACCATCACTGCAAGCATGGCAAAGTCTGTGAAGTAGATGAAGAAAACAACCCTATGTGTGTCTGCCAGAATCCTTCCAACTGCCCTGCTAGCACTGCAGTGTTTGAGAAG GTATGTGGTACTGACAACAAGACCTATGACACCTCTTGCCACTTCTTTGCCACCAAATGCACTTTGGAGGGAACCAAGAAGGGACACAAACTCCACCTGGACTACATTGGACCTTGCAAAT TAATTCCTGACTGCCATGATACTGAACTGGGTGAATTCCCTCTGCGTATGCGTGACTGGCTGAAGAATGTACTGGTCACCTTGTATGAACGTGATGAAAACAACAACCTGTTGACTGAGAAGCAGAAACTCAGG GTAAAGAAGATCCATGAGAATGAAAAGCGCCTGGAAGCTGGTGACCACACCATGGAACTGCTGGCCCGTGACTTTGAAAAGAATTACAACATGTACATCTTCCCTGTGCACTGGCAatttggtcagcttgaccagcaTCCTGTTGATGG GTACCTGTCCCACACTGAGCTGGCCCCCTTGAGAGCTCCTCTCATCCCCATGGAACACTGCACCACTCGCTTCTTTGAGGCCTGTGATCTAGATGGCGACAAGTACATTGCCCTGGAGGAATGGGCCAGCTGCTTTGGCATTAAGGAGA aGGATATTGACAAGGATCTCGTGATCTAA